The Pseudoliparis swirei isolate HS2019 ecotype Mariana Trench chromosome 1, NWPU_hadal_v1, whole genome shotgun sequence genome has a window encoding:
- the fam221a gene encoding protein FAM221A codes for MEKICLDESALQAVDDYMDYKRIVGDDDGGQLFTPEKYEEYKRKFLPQRMKNRLYVSVGVPGGIDCKLIGPETQCFCTHRYKQHKTDFEVVPSERPLALPCQVRGCPCSAYQYVPQIGPNPVRCRCKHFPQDHSEASGHLCKKCSSCSGFKSPYTCGCGQPSFAHQTLVETKLERGARGQPTGRDVPYAAMGGLTGFCSLLDGYLALEISDTDQDRENGFQERCSASRIKVTFTKTSSSVRRKRETNKLNTKTTTFVSESIRRTKPCK; via the exons ATGGAGAAAATATGCCTCGATGAATCAGCTCTACAAGCGGTCGATGACTACATGGATTACAAAAG GATTGtgggtgatgatgatggaggacaaCTGTTCACGCCAGAGAAATATGAGGAGTACAAGAGGAAGTTTCTCCCTCAACGAATGAAAAACAGGCTCTATGTCAGCGTTGGGGTCCCAGGAGGTATCGACTGCAAACTCATTGGTCCCGAGACACAGTGTTTCTGTACACATAG ATATAAGCAACACAAGACCGACTTTGAGGTGGTCCCCTCTGAGCGGCCTTTAGCCCTACCATGCCAGGTCAGAGGGTGTCCTTGTTCTGCCTACCAGTATGTTCCCCAGATTGGGCCAAATCCTGTCCGCTGCAGGTGTAAACACTTTCCTCAGGATCACAGTGAAGCTTCTGGCCACTTATGCAAAAAAT GCAGTTCCTGTTCTGGGTTCAAGAGCCCCTATACTTGTGGTTGTGGTCAGCCAAGCTTTGCCCATCAGACGCTG GTTGAGACAAAACTAGAGAGGGGGGCACGTGGTCAGCCTACAGGCAGAGATGTCCCTTATGCTGCCATGGGGGGGCTGACGGGGTTCTGCTCCTTGTTGGACGGCTATCTCGCTTTGGAAATCAGCGACACAG ATCAAGACAGAGAAAATGGCTTCCAGGAGAGATGCTCCGCATCAAGGATCAAAGTAACGTTTACTAAAACATCAAGCTCTGTTCGCCGTAAGAGAGAGACCAACAAACtgaatacaaaaacaacaacattcgtCTCAGAGTCCATCCGTCGAACTAAACCATGCAAATAA
- the ccdc126 gene encoding coiled-coil domain-containing protein 126: MLGALLGRNMSQKLSVLLLVFGLAWGLLLLHYTVQQPRHQSSAELREQILELSRRYVKVLTEENQNAPGGLQGTSMAGYADLKRTIAVLLEDILTRLVKLEGRIELAVNVSSTNTSHTAGGVLASAPAALQKPSKQDTPGSHPGTPRLHPHIPNRPRPHHQA; this comes from the exons ATGCTGGGTGCACTCCTGGGGAGGAACATGTCACAGAAGCTGAGTGTGCTGCTGTTGGTATTTGGGCTGGCGTGGGGACTTCTGCTGCTGCATTACACTGTGCAGCAGCCTCGCCATCAGAGCAGCGCCGAGCTACGTGAGCAGATCCTGGAGCTCAGCCGGCGATACGTCAAGGTCTTgacagaggagaaccagaatGCACCAGGAGGGCTGCAGGGAACCTCCATGGCTGGCTATG CTGATCTGAAGAGGACGATCGCTGTGCTACTGGAGGACATTCTGACTCGACTAGTCAAACTGGAGGGGAGAATTGAGTTGGCGGTCAATGTCTCCTCCACAAATACCTCTCACACAGCAGGGGGCGTCCTCGCCTCCGCTCCTGCTGCCCTGCAGAAACCCTCAAAGCAGGACACACCTGGCAGTCACCCTGGAACGCCACGCCTCCACCCACACATCCCTAATAGGCCTCGGCCACATCACCAAGCATAG
- the tra2a gene encoding transformer-2 protein homolog alpha isoform X5 — protein sequence MSDIEDGHYKGRGSRSPSKSDRGSPARVKSQSRSGSPSPARAAKRSGSRSRSRSRSRSQSRRHSNKRYSRSRSRSYSQRRKSRSRSYSPEYRRKKSQSTSPNSNRRRHTGSRSNDFPKEANSHGGDADANPDPSTCLGVFGLSLYTTERDLREVFSRHGPLAGVNVVYDQRTGRSRGFAFVYYERIDDSKEAMERANGMELDGRRIRVDYSITKRAHTPTPGIYMGRPTHNGGGSGGGGGGGGGGGGGGGGSSSGGGSRRGRDRDGHYDRGYERYDRYDEYDYSSRRRSPSPYYSRYRSRSRSRSYSPRRY from the exons ATGAGCGACATTGAGGATGGACACTATAAAGGACGG GGGTCACGCTCCCCGTCTAAATCGGATCGGGGGAGTCCGGCTCGGGTCAAGTCGCAGAGCAGGTCCGGCTCCCCGAGCCCAGCACGGGCCGCCAAACGTTCGGGGTCCAGATCCCGCTCCCGGTCCAGATCTAG GTCTCAATCTAGGCGGCACTCAAACAAGCGCTATAGCCGCTCACGTTCTCGGTCATATTCCCAGCGGAGGAAGTCCCGCTCACGTTCCTACAGTCCCGAGTACCGCCGCAAGAAGAGCCAGAGCACTTCTCCTAATTCGAACCGGCGCCGTCACACCGGCAGCAGG AGCAATGACTTCCCGAAAGAAGCCAACAGTCATGGTGGTGATGCTGAT GCGAACCCTGACCCCAGCACATGTTTGGGGGTGTTTGGCTTGAGCCTGTACACGACAGAGCGGGACCTGAGGGAGGTGTTCTCTCGCCACGGTCCTCTGGCAGGGGTCAATGTTGTGTACGACCAGCGCACCGGTCGCTCCCGTGGCTTTGCCTTTGTTTACTACGAAAGAATTGATGATTCCAAAGAG GCAATGGAGCGAGCCAATGGCATGGAGCTGGATGGGAGGCGCATCAGAGTGGATTACTCCATTACTAAACGTGCTCATACCCCCACACCAGGAATCTACATGGGCCGACCAACTCA CAATGGTGGCggtagtggaggtggaggtggaggtggtggtggtggtggtggtggcggcggcggcagcagtaGCGGTGGCGGCAgccggagagggagagacagagacggtCATTATGACCGTGGATATGAGCGCTACGACAGATACGACGAGTACGACTACAG CAGTCGTAGGCGCTCTCCGTCACCCTACTACAGTCGCTACAGGTCTCGCTCACGGTCTCGCTCATACAGCCCAC gGCGATACTAA
- the tra2a gene encoding transformer-2 protein homolog alpha isoform X1: protein MSDIEDGHYKGRGSRSPSKSDRGSPARVKSQSRSGSPSPARAAKRSGSRSRSRSRSRSQSRRHSNKRYSRSRSRSYSQRRKSRSRSYSPEYRRKKSQSTSPNSNRRRHTGSRSNDFPKEANSHGGDADVRANPDPSTCLGVFGLSLYTTERDLREVFSRHGPLAGVNVVYDQRTGRSRGFAFVYYERIDDSKEAMERANGMELDGRRIRVDYSITKRAHTPTPGIYMGRPTHNGGGSGGGGGGGGGGGGGGGGSSSGGGSRRGRDRDGHYDRGYERYDRYDEYDYSSRRRSPSPYYSRYRSRSRSRSYSPRRY, encoded by the exons ATGAGCGACATTGAGGATGGACACTATAAAGGACGG GGGTCACGCTCCCCGTCTAAATCGGATCGGGGGAGTCCGGCTCGGGTCAAGTCGCAGAGCAGGTCCGGCTCCCCGAGCCCAGCACGGGCCGCCAAACGTTCGGGGTCCAGATCCCGCTCCCGGTCCAGATCTAG GTCTCAATCTAGGCGGCACTCAAACAAGCGCTATAGCCGCTCACGTTCTCGGTCATATTCCCAGCGGAGGAAGTCCCGCTCACGTTCCTACAGTCCCGAGTACCGCCGCAAGAAGAGCCAGAGCACTTCTCCTAATTCGAACCGGCGCCGTCACACCGGCAGCAGG AGCAATGACTTCCCGAAAGAAGCCAACAGTCATGGTGGTGATGCTGATGTAAGG GCGAACCCTGACCCCAGCACATGTTTGGGGGTGTTTGGCTTGAGCCTGTACACGACAGAGCGGGACCTGAGGGAGGTGTTCTCTCGCCACGGTCCTCTGGCAGGGGTCAATGTTGTGTACGACCAGCGCACCGGTCGCTCCCGTGGCTTTGCCTTTGTTTACTACGAAAGAATTGATGATTCCAAAGAG GCAATGGAGCGAGCCAATGGCATGGAGCTGGATGGGAGGCGCATCAGAGTGGATTACTCCATTACTAAACGTGCTCATACCCCCACACCAGGAATCTACATGGGCCGACCAACTCA CAATGGTGGCggtagtggaggtggaggtggaggtggtggtggtggtggtggtggcggcggcggcagcagtaGCGGTGGCGGCAgccggagagggagagacagagacggtCATTATGACCGTGGATATGAGCGCTACGACAGATACGACGAGTACGACTACAG CAGTCGTAGGCGCTCTCCGTCACCCTACTACAGTCGCTACAGGTCTCGCTCACGGTCTCGCTCATACAGCCCAC gGCGATACTAA
- the tra2a gene encoding transformer-2 protein homolog alpha isoform X2, which produces MSDIEDGHYKGRGSRSPSKSDRGSPARVKSQSRSGSPSPARAAKRSGSRSRSRSRSRSQSRRHSNKRYSRSRSRSYSQRRKSRSRSYSPEYRRKKSQSTSPNSNRRRHTGSRSNDFPKEANSHGGDADVRANPDPSTCLGVFGLSLYTTERDLREVFSRHGPLAGVNVVYDQRTGRSRGFAFVYYERIDDSKEAMERANGMELDGRRIRVDYSITKRAHTPTPGIYMGRPTHNGGGSGGGGGGGGGGGGGGGGSSSGGGSRRGRDRDGHYDRGYERYDRYDEYDYSSRRRSPSPYYSRYRSRSRSRSYSPRKY; this is translated from the exons ATGAGCGACATTGAGGATGGACACTATAAAGGACGG GGGTCACGCTCCCCGTCTAAATCGGATCGGGGGAGTCCGGCTCGGGTCAAGTCGCAGAGCAGGTCCGGCTCCCCGAGCCCAGCACGGGCCGCCAAACGTTCGGGGTCCAGATCCCGCTCCCGGTCCAGATCTAG GTCTCAATCTAGGCGGCACTCAAACAAGCGCTATAGCCGCTCACGTTCTCGGTCATATTCCCAGCGGAGGAAGTCCCGCTCACGTTCCTACAGTCCCGAGTACCGCCGCAAGAAGAGCCAGAGCACTTCTCCTAATTCGAACCGGCGCCGTCACACCGGCAGCAGG AGCAATGACTTCCCGAAAGAAGCCAACAGTCATGGTGGTGATGCTGATGTAAGG GCGAACCCTGACCCCAGCACATGTTTGGGGGTGTTTGGCTTGAGCCTGTACACGACAGAGCGGGACCTGAGGGAGGTGTTCTCTCGCCACGGTCCTCTGGCAGGGGTCAATGTTGTGTACGACCAGCGCACCGGTCGCTCCCGTGGCTTTGCCTTTGTTTACTACGAAAGAATTGATGATTCCAAAGAG GCAATGGAGCGAGCCAATGGCATGGAGCTGGATGGGAGGCGCATCAGAGTGGATTACTCCATTACTAAACGTGCTCATACCCCCACACCAGGAATCTACATGGGCCGACCAACTCA CAATGGTGGCggtagtggaggtggaggtggaggtggtggtggtggtggtggtggcggcggcggcagcagtaGCGGTGGCGGCAgccggagagggagagacagagacggtCATTATGACCGTGGATATGAGCGCTACGACAGATACGACGAGTACGACTACAG CAGTCGTAGGCGCTCTCCGTCACCCTACTACAGTCGCTACAGGTCTCGCTCACGGTCTCGCTCATACAGCCCACGTAAGTATTAA
- the tra2a gene encoding transformer-2 protein homolog alpha isoform X3 produces the protein MSDIEDGHYKGRGSRSPSKSDRGSPARVKSQSRSGSPSPARAAKRSGSRSRSRSRSRSQSRRHSNKRYSRSRSRSYSQRRKSRSRSYSPEYRRKKSQSTSPNSNRRRHTGSRSNDFPKEANSHGGDADVRANPDPSTCLGVFGLSLYTTERDLREVFSRHGPLAGVNVVYDQRTGRSRGFAFVYYERIDDSKEAMERANGMELDGRRIRVDYSITKRAHTPTPGIYMGRPTHNGGGSGGGGGGGGGGGGGGGGSSSGGGSRRGRDRDGHYDRGYERYDRYDEYDYSRRRSPSPYYSRYRSRSRSRSYSPRRY, from the exons ATGAGCGACATTGAGGATGGACACTATAAAGGACGG GGGTCACGCTCCCCGTCTAAATCGGATCGGGGGAGTCCGGCTCGGGTCAAGTCGCAGAGCAGGTCCGGCTCCCCGAGCCCAGCACGGGCCGCCAAACGTTCGGGGTCCAGATCCCGCTCCCGGTCCAGATCTAG GTCTCAATCTAGGCGGCACTCAAACAAGCGCTATAGCCGCTCACGTTCTCGGTCATATTCCCAGCGGAGGAAGTCCCGCTCACGTTCCTACAGTCCCGAGTACCGCCGCAAGAAGAGCCAGAGCACTTCTCCTAATTCGAACCGGCGCCGTCACACCGGCAGCAGG AGCAATGACTTCCCGAAAGAAGCCAACAGTCATGGTGGTGATGCTGATGTAAGG GCGAACCCTGACCCCAGCACATGTTTGGGGGTGTTTGGCTTGAGCCTGTACACGACAGAGCGGGACCTGAGGGAGGTGTTCTCTCGCCACGGTCCTCTGGCAGGGGTCAATGTTGTGTACGACCAGCGCACCGGTCGCTCCCGTGGCTTTGCCTTTGTTTACTACGAAAGAATTGATGATTCCAAAGAG GCAATGGAGCGAGCCAATGGCATGGAGCTGGATGGGAGGCGCATCAGAGTGGATTACTCCATTACTAAACGTGCTCATACCCCCACACCAGGAATCTACATGGGCCGACCAACTCA CAATGGTGGCggtagtggaggtggaggtggaggtggtggtggtggtggtggtggcggcggcggcagcagtaGCGGTGGCGGCAgccggagagggagagacagagacggtCATTATGACCGTGGATATGAGCGCTACGACAGATACGACGAGTACGACTACAG TCGTAGGCGCTCTCCGTCACCCTACTACAGTCGCTACAGGTCTCGCTCACGGTCTCGCTCATACAGCCCAC gGCGATACTAA
- the tra2a gene encoding transformer-2 protein homolog alpha isoform X4, with amino-acid sequence MSDIEDGHYKGRGSRSPSKSDRGSPARVKSQSRSGSPSPARAAKRSGSRSRSRSRSRSQSRRHSNKRYSRSRSRSYSQRRKSRSRSYSPEYRRKKSQSTSPNSNRRRHTGSRSNDFPKEANSHGGDADVRANPDPSTCLGVFGLSLYTTERDLREVFSRHGPLAGVNVVYDQRTGRSRGFAFVYYERIDDSKEAMERANGMELDGRRIRVDYSITKRAHTPTPGIYMGRPTHNGGGSGGGGGGGGGGGGGGGGSSSGGGSRRGRDRDGHYDRGYERYDRYDEYDYSRRRSPSPYYSRYRSRSRSRSYSPRKY; translated from the exons ATGAGCGACATTGAGGATGGACACTATAAAGGACGG GGGTCACGCTCCCCGTCTAAATCGGATCGGGGGAGTCCGGCTCGGGTCAAGTCGCAGAGCAGGTCCGGCTCCCCGAGCCCAGCACGGGCCGCCAAACGTTCGGGGTCCAGATCCCGCTCCCGGTCCAGATCTAG GTCTCAATCTAGGCGGCACTCAAACAAGCGCTATAGCCGCTCACGTTCTCGGTCATATTCCCAGCGGAGGAAGTCCCGCTCACGTTCCTACAGTCCCGAGTACCGCCGCAAGAAGAGCCAGAGCACTTCTCCTAATTCGAACCGGCGCCGTCACACCGGCAGCAGG AGCAATGACTTCCCGAAAGAAGCCAACAGTCATGGTGGTGATGCTGATGTAAGG GCGAACCCTGACCCCAGCACATGTTTGGGGGTGTTTGGCTTGAGCCTGTACACGACAGAGCGGGACCTGAGGGAGGTGTTCTCTCGCCACGGTCCTCTGGCAGGGGTCAATGTTGTGTACGACCAGCGCACCGGTCGCTCCCGTGGCTTTGCCTTTGTTTACTACGAAAGAATTGATGATTCCAAAGAG GCAATGGAGCGAGCCAATGGCATGGAGCTGGATGGGAGGCGCATCAGAGTGGATTACTCCATTACTAAACGTGCTCATACCCCCACACCAGGAATCTACATGGGCCGACCAACTCA CAATGGTGGCggtagtggaggtggaggtggaggtggtggtggtggtggtggtggcggcggcggcagcagtaGCGGTGGCGGCAgccggagagggagagacagagacggtCATTATGACCGTGGATATGAGCGCTACGACAGATACGACGAGTACGACTACAG TCGTAGGCGCTCTCCGTCACCCTACTACAGTCGCTACAGGTCTCGCTCACGGTCTCGCTCATACAGCCCACGTAAGTATTAA
- the tra2a gene encoding transformer-2 protein homolog alpha isoform X6 gives MSDIEDGHYKGRGSRSPSKSDRGSPARVKSQSRSGSPSPARAAKRSGSRSRSRSRSRSQSRRHSNKRYSRSRSRSYSQRRKSRSRSYSPEYRRKKSQSTSPNSNRRRHTGSRSNDFPKEANSHGGDADANPDPSTCLGVFGLSLYTTERDLREVFSRHGPLAGVNVVYDQRTGRSRGFAFVYYERIDDSKEAMERANGMELDGRRIRVDYSITKRAHTPTPGIYMGRPTHNGGGSGGGGGGGGGGGGGGGGSSSGGGSRRGRDRDGHYDRGYERYDRYDEYDYSSRRRSPSPYYSRYRSRSRSRSYSPRKY, from the exons ATGAGCGACATTGAGGATGGACACTATAAAGGACGG GGGTCACGCTCCCCGTCTAAATCGGATCGGGGGAGTCCGGCTCGGGTCAAGTCGCAGAGCAGGTCCGGCTCCCCGAGCCCAGCACGGGCCGCCAAACGTTCGGGGTCCAGATCCCGCTCCCGGTCCAGATCTAG GTCTCAATCTAGGCGGCACTCAAACAAGCGCTATAGCCGCTCACGTTCTCGGTCATATTCCCAGCGGAGGAAGTCCCGCTCACGTTCCTACAGTCCCGAGTACCGCCGCAAGAAGAGCCAGAGCACTTCTCCTAATTCGAACCGGCGCCGTCACACCGGCAGCAGG AGCAATGACTTCCCGAAAGAAGCCAACAGTCATGGTGGTGATGCTGAT GCGAACCCTGACCCCAGCACATGTTTGGGGGTGTTTGGCTTGAGCCTGTACACGACAGAGCGGGACCTGAGGGAGGTGTTCTCTCGCCACGGTCCTCTGGCAGGGGTCAATGTTGTGTACGACCAGCGCACCGGTCGCTCCCGTGGCTTTGCCTTTGTTTACTACGAAAGAATTGATGATTCCAAAGAG GCAATGGAGCGAGCCAATGGCATGGAGCTGGATGGGAGGCGCATCAGAGTGGATTACTCCATTACTAAACGTGCTCATACCCCCACACCAGGAATCTACATGGGCCGACCAACTCA CAATGGTGGCggtagtggaggtggaggtggaggtggtggtggtggtggtggtggcggcggcggcagcagtaGCGGTGGCGGCAgccggagagggagagacagagacggtCATTATGACCGTGGATATGAGCGCTACGACAGATACGACGAGTACGACTACAG CAGTCGTAGGCGCTCTCCGTCACCCTACTACAGTCGCTACAGGTCTCGCTCACGGTCTCGCTCATACAGCCCACGTAAGTATTAA